TCAAACTATCAACAGCATCATCCAAGATCTTAGCTTGAAAGCAAGAAGAAGCCGTGAACAGAACATCATGCAACCTGTTCACAGGAATATCATCAAACGAAACGACGCCGTAATCTTTCTCCTCCTCAACGAACCCTTCTTCAATGTAATCTTTCCAGTGATAAGGAAACCCTAGGAGAAAACGGTTGCAAAGCTGAGGTGAAAACCCGTTTTGTAAAGAACGAGATCGGTTGATGAAGCCACTGATGGAGACGGTGAGGCCATCAGATGTTTGGAGAGTGGTGCTGTCGTGTCTCGTTGAGATGGTTGCTGATGAAAAGAGTCTGACTTTAGACCCGCCTTTTGATTCGAATCCTGAAACGCCCAGACCCTTGTTGTTGTTTGCCTTCTTTGTTAGCCACCAGTCGGACAAAGAGACGGGCTTTAGGAGGGCTCCGCCGCCGCTGATGGGTGTGATGGACTTGGAGGAGAAGGGCGTCGTGCGGGGAATTGAGTCGGAATTGGGTTTTGGCACAGATCTGGAGCGAGTAGGCGGTGTGGAAACAGGTTCTGGCACTGCTCCCGAGCGAGTACGCGGCGAGGAGCGGCGTGCTGAGACTGGGTGGAGTTTTGACTTCGTTGCCATCACAACTTCCGGAGAAAATCCCgagagaagtaaaaaaaaaagggattatttgtgaaataaccAAAGTTATGGGAAATTAGATTTTTAGCAGgaagatagagagagataggaagagaaatAAGGAGAGAGATGGTGACTTTGGTTAGATAGtgaatttgtgttttttttttggaaaattagaCCTAATTTCCCTAAAAGAAATGGGAGCAAATATCCtatatgtatttgaaaatatgttattt
This region of Raphanus sativus cultivar WK10039 unplaced genomic scaffold, ASM80110v3 Scaffold4149, whole genome shotgun sequence genomic DNA includes:
- the LOC130507195 gene encoding protein EMBRYO DEFECTIVE 1674-like, producing MATKSKLHPVSARRSSPRTRSGAVPEPVSTPPTRSRSVPKPNSDSIPRTTPFSSKSITPISGGGALLKPVSLSDWWLTKKANNNKGLGVSGFESKGGSKVRLFSSATISTRHDSTTLQTSDGLTVSISGFINRSRSLQNGFSPQLCNRFLLGFPYHWKDYIEEGFVEEEKDYGVVSFDDIPVNRLHDVLFTASSCFQAKILDDAVDSLRDLLRSSTEKKECRTPRMDDGDEESLVPSVKGVETRGMLRRREEGEASIGERLHRSSKKKRDQ